In bacterium, a single window of DNA contains:
- the metK gene encoding S-adenosylmethionine synthase, producing MPKHDFHFTSESVTEGHPDKMADQISDAVLDALLEKDPMSRVACETALTTGLVLVMGEITTNAYVDIPTVVRRTVLEIGYTKAEFGIMGDTCGVLVSLDPQSHDIAQGVDAALEHRESGSDPLDQIGAGDQGLMFGYATNETPEYMPAPIAYAHRLTRRLAEVRKNGTLPWVRPDGKSQVTIRYRDGKPSEITTVLISTQHDPHVSHDEISAGIREHVVNAVVPAEMTSAETRYLTNPTGRFVTGGPHGDSGLTGRKIIVDTYGGWARHGGGAFSGKDPTKVDRSASYAARYIAKNVVAAGLAQRCEIQVAYAIGVAKPLSVLVETFGTNAPGISEELIESLVAAHFDLRPASIVSTLDLRRPIYRPTAAYGHFGRTDVDLPWERLDKVELLRSEAGLKEPAAVA from the coding sequence GTGCCGAAGCACGACTTTCACTTCACTTCTGAGTCGGTCACTGAGGGCCATCCCGACAAAATGGCCGATCAGATTTCTGACGCTGTCCTGGATGCCCTGCTCGAAAAGGACCCGATGAGCCGGGTGGCGTGCGAGACCGCGCTCACCACAGGCCTCGTACTGGTGATGGGAGAAATCACCACCAACGCCTATGTGGACATTCCGACTGTCGTACGGCGGACCGTCCTCGAGATCGGTTACACCAAGGCCGAATTTGGGATCATGGGCGACACCTGCGGGGTGCTGGTCTCCCTCGATCCGCAATCGCACGACATCGCGCAGGGAGTCGATGCGGCACTGGAGCACCGGGAGTCGGGGAGTGATCCCCTCGACCAGATCGGAGCGGGCGACCAGGGCCTGATGTTCGGCTACGCCACGAACGAGACGCCGGAGTACATGCCCGCGCCAATCGCCTACGCCCACCGGTTGACCCGTCGCCTGGCGGAAGTCCGGAAGAATGGCACCCTCCCATGGGTGCGTCCCGATGGTAAGTCGCAGGTCACCATCCGCTATCGGGATGGCAAACCTTCCGAGATCACGACCGTGCTGATCTCCACGCAGCACGACCCCCATGTGAGCCATGATGAAATCTCCGCCGGCATCAGGGAGCACGTTGTTAATGCCGTCGTTCCGGCCGAGATGACCAGTGCCGAAACGCGCTATCTGACCAATCCCACCGGACGGTTTGTGACGGGTGGCCCGCACGGCGACTCCGGGCTGACCGGGCGCAAGATCATCGTGGACACCTATGGTGGCTGGGCGCGGCATGGAGGCGGCGCGTTCTCGGGCAAGGACCCGACAAAGGTCGACCGCAGCGCTTCTTATGCGGCGCGCTACATCGCCAAGAATGTCGTGGCAGCAGGGCTGGCTCAGCGCTGCGAGATCCAGGTCGCCTATGCCATCGGGGTCGCCAAGCCGCTGTCGGTGCTGGTGGAGACCTTCGGCACCAATGCCCCCGGGATTTCCGAAGAACTGATCGAAAGTCTGGTCGCGGCGCACTTCGACCTGCGGCCGGCCTCTATCGTCTCGACCCTCGACCTCCGACGTCCGATTTATCGTCCGACCGCCGCCTACGGACACTTTGGCCGGACCGATGTCGATCTCCCCTGGGAACGCCTCGACAAAGTCGAACTCCTCCGGTCCGAAGCGGGTCTCAAGGAGCCGGCCGCGGTCGCCTGA